The Canis aureus isolate CA01 chromosome 11, VMU_Caureus_v.1.0, whole genome shotgun sequence genome has a segment encoding these proteins:
- the LOC144323126 gene encoding uncharacterized protein LOC144323126 yields MSTNEKQPPARGSASGATSRPTTEGGARLAGRGRSCHLPRRPWRPSRGPGGGVRREGPVSGHACRGKGRRGASARGRKGRAAGRSQAAPTRRPRGQLVSSAAAQGAGFRQKPRAPPFFPVLTGAANQTRRRTEGAEEPGRRAAELGAGTSRPFTRDHPWRRRRLLLPRLRRTRLASPPPRLPPRLRLASASPPPRPASAPFLRGLGWRRTEPWARRLTRLSRLLLRKPPSVLPFAKPRRPLRAAPGRSYGFINSANSPTFAVPRKPSAWAPELPRRRPGLGDTGARSVTRSPHFRFCCSPASRLEINGLSSFALNFLIAKTIV; encoded by the coding sequence CACGCGGCTCCGCATCTGGCGCGACGTCTCGGCCGACAACCGAGGGAGGCGCCCGCCTCGCTGGGCGCGGCCGGTCCTGCCACCTGCCCCGACGCCCTTGGCGTCCCTCCCGCGGGCCTGGCGGAGGTGTTCGCCGTGAAGGGCCGGTCTCCGGGCACGCCTGCCGGGGGAAGGGCCGGCGAGGAGCGAGCGCGCGGGGAAGAAAGGGCCGGGCCGCCGGCCGCTCCCAGGCCGCGCCCACACGGCGACCGCGCGGGCAGCTCGTCAGCTCCGCCGCCGCGCAGGGCGCGGGTTTCCGGCAGAAGCCGCGGGCTCCCCCTTTCTTCCCCGTCCTCACTGGAGCCGCGAACCAAACCCGTCGGCGAACGGAGGGAGCAGAGGAGCCGGGCCGCCGAGCCGCGGAGCTCGGGGCAGGCACAAGCAGGCCTTTCACCCGGGACCACCCCTGGCGCCGCCGCAGGCTGCTGCTTCCGCGCCTGCGCAGAacccgcctcgcctcgcctccGCCTCGCCTCCCGCCTCGCCTCCGCCTCGCCTCCGCCTCGCCTCCTCCTCGCCCCGCGTCCGCCCCGTTCCTGAGGGGCCTCGGCTGGAGGCGAACGGAGCCGTGGGCGCGTCGGCTGACCCGGCTCTCGAGGCTGCTTCTCAGAAAGCCCCCATCAGTTCTTCCGTTTGCCAAGCCTCGGCGGCCTCTCCGGGCCGCCCCGGGCCGCTCCTACGGCTTTATCAACTCCGCGAATTCGCCAACCTTCGCCGTCCCTCGGAAGCCCTCAGCGTGGGCCCCTGAGCTCCCGCGGCGCAGGCCTGGCCTTGGGGACACAGGAGCCCGGTCCGTCACCAGAAGCCCTCACTTCAGGTTCTGCTGCTCCCCAGCTTCGAGACTTGAGATAAACGGTTTATCTTCTTTTGCTCTCAATTTTCTCATCGCTAAAACCATTGtttaa